One window of the Candidatus Nitrospira nitrosa genome contains the following:
- the rpmA gene encoding 50S ribosomal protein L27, translated as MATNKGGGSSRNGRDSNPQYLGVKAYGGQTVTAGSIIVRQRGTKFFPGFNVDLGRDHTLFAKTTGVVKFEGGRGRRKVSVYPSSAKS; from the coding sequence ATGGCAACAAACAAAGGTGGCGGATCCTCACGTAACGGTCGTGACAGTAACCCCCAATACTTGGGAGTGAAGGCCTATGGCGGTCAGACGGTCACGGCCGGCAGTATCATCGTCCGCCAGCGCGGGACCAAGTTCTTTCCGGGCTTCAATGTGGATCTGGGAAGGGACCATACGCTGTTCGCCAAAACAACTGGTGTGGTTAAGTTTGAAGGTGGGCGCGGCAGACGAAAAGTCAGTGTATATCCGAGCTCCGCTAAGTCTTAG
- the rplU gene encoding 50S ribosomal protein L21 has translation MYAIVETGGKQYRVEAGATIQVGSLPGDVGAQVELDQVRLVHGDAAVLIGQPLVAGAKVTAEIVRHGRTRSITVFKKKRRKNYRRTRGHRQGFTKLLITGIATA, from the coding sequence ATGTACGCGATTGTAGAAACAGGTGGTAAGCAGTATCGGGTAGAAGCAGGGGCGACGATTCAGGTTGGAAGCCTGCCTGGTGATGTCGGCGCGCAAGTGGAACTCGACCAGGTTCGTCTCGTGCATGGTGACGCTGCGGTCCTCATCGGGCAACCACTCGTTGCCGGAGCCAAGGTCACGGCGGAAATTGTGCGTCATGGACGGACTCGATCGATTACCGTTTTCAAGAAGAAACGCCGCAAGAACTACCGACGTACTCGCGGGCACCGGCAGGGGTTCACCAAGCTCCTGATTACCGGTATTGCAACGGCATAA
- a CDS encoding PilZ domain-containing protein, with protein MAHTSKFVIRTYHRIPIRCEAYYMGGDFLGKGTVMNLCRNGFRVLGDHQVVPGMELVVRLSLPDKDAPVEIQRVAVRWVRGLLFGARIMTMSPDGEDRVATFLSARLRAYCASS; from the coding sequence ATGGCGCATACCAGCAAGTTTGTAATTCGAACCTATCACCGGATTCCCATTCGATGTGAAGCCTATTACATGGGTGGGGACTTCCTCGGAAAGGGAACCGTCATGAACCTCTGCCGAAACGGGTTTCGTGTACTTGGCGACCATCAAGTCGTACCGGGAATGGAACTCGTTGTCCGTCTTTCTCTGCCGGATAAGGATGCGCCGGTGGAAATCCAACGCGTCGCTGTTCGGTGGGTTCGCGGCCTACTGTTTGGGGCCAGAATCATGACGATGAGTCCGGACGGAGAAGATCGAGTGGCCACGTTTCTGAGTGCTCGCCTTCGTGCCTATTGTGCCTCTTCCTAA
- a CDS encoding branched-chain amino acid transaminase, whose amino-acid sequence MLEPVEKIWMDGKFVPWGEANVHVLTHSLHYGLAAFEGVRCYKGKSGSAIFRLQEHVDRLFDSAHISMMVIPYDKKQMTEAIVETVRVNRLDACYIRPLVFIGYGAMGVHPGDNPIRVAIAAWKWGAYLGEEALANGMRACVSSFTRHHVNVSMTRGKISGYYVNSILAKQQAKADGYDEAILLDPEGYVAEGTGENVFIIRRGVLKTTPLTSVLEGITRDSVIQLAQERNIRVVEERFTRDEMYIADEVFVTGTAAELTPVREIDNRRIGTGTPGPITRALQDTFFSIVRGEDTAHQSWLTKI is encoded by the coding sequence ATGTTGGAGCCGGTTGAAAAAATTTGGATGGACGGGAAGTTCGTGCCATGGGGAGAGGCGAATGTTCATGTCCTCACTCATTCACTGCATTATGGGCTGGCAGCCTTCGAAGGTGTGCGCTGTTACAAAGGCAAGTCAGGATCCGCCATTTTTCGGCTTCAGGAGCATGTCGATCGATTATTCGACTCGGCACACATCAGCATGATGGTCATCCCGTACGATAAAAAGCAGATGACCGAGGCCATCGTTGAAACGGTTCGTGTGAATCGACTGGATGCCTGTTACATCCGTCCCTTGGTCTTTATCGGGTATGGGGCGATGGGGGTGCATCCTGGGGACAACCCGATTCGGGTGGCCATCGCCGCGTGGAAGTGGGGGGCCTATTTGGGAGAGGAGGCTCTTGCCAATGGGATGCGTGCTTGCGTGTCTTCCTTTACGCGACACCATGTCAATGTGTCCATGACCAGAGGGAAGATCTCCGGGTATTATGTGAACTCTATCCTAGCGAAGCAACAAGCAAAGGCCGACGGGTATGACGAAGCGATTCTTCTTGATCCGGAGGGGTATGTTGCCGAGGGAACAGGCGAGAACGTGTTCATTATCCGCCGCGGTGTGCTCAAGACGACGCCGTTGACATCGGTGCTGGAGGGGATTACGAGAGATTCCGTCATTCAGTTGGCGCAAGAACGGAACATCAGGGTCGTGGAAGAACGATTTACGCGTGATGAAATGTACATTGCCGATGAAGTATTTGTGACAGGGACAGCTGCTGAACTGACTCCGGTCAGAGAGATCGACAATCGCCGTATTGGGACCGGCACACCCGGGCCGATTACGCGCGCGCTCCAAGACACCTTCTTCTCGATCGTACGCGGGGAAGACACCGCGCATCAATCCTGGTTGACCAAGATCTAA
- the secG gene encoding preprotein translocase subunit SecG, with protein MLYTLIVVVHVFICFLMIGAILLQSGKGAEIGAAFGGSSQTVFGSRGPANFLSKLTVFVAAIFMVTSLSLAILAKQRNVSSTIIDLDHKSETAPAPAAPPAQPSGESHSSSGESPSTGH; from the coding sequence ATGCTATACACGCTAATCGTGGTCGTCCACGTATTCATCTGTTTTCTGATGATTGGAGCGATTCTCCTTCAGTCTGGCAAAGGGGCAGAGATCGGAGCCGCCTTTGGCGGGTCGAGTCAAACGGTGTTCGGAAGCCGTGGCCCTGCTAACTTTCTCAGTAAGTTGACGGTGTTCGTTGCAGCCATTTTTATGGTGACGTCACTCAGCTTGGCCATCTTGGCAAAACAGCGAAATGTCTCCTCGACGATCATTGACCTCGACCACAAGAGCGAGACGGCACCTGCTCCGGCTGCACCGCCTGCTCAGCCATCTGGAGAGTCCCACTCCTCCTCAGGGGAATCTCCCTCCACTGGCCACTAA
- the tpiA gene encoding triose-phosphate isomerase, protein MRTRLIVGNWKMNKTASEAARFIGELSRHLSKTPTGVELVVAPPFTALESVGRVLGPGSPIQLGAQNLFWETQGAYTGEISAPMLKDLGCRYVILGHSERRTLFGERGDEIRKKLQAAFAHELRPILCIGESLTQREAGSTDDVLAQQIHESLAGFAAESLETLTVAYEPIWAIGTGRSATTEQAVAAHRTIRAVLAATASPLVAERTRILYGGSVTTQNIASLLSSDQVDGALIGGACLEVNSFATIAQLTSTTRSIGV, encoded by the coding sequence GTGCGTACACGGCTCATTGTCGGCAATTGGAAAATGAACAAGACCGCGTCCGAAGCGGCTAGGTTTATCGGCGAACTGAGCCGGCATCTTTCGAAGACTCCTACGGGCGTGGAACTGGTTGTGGCTCCCCCATTTACGGCATTGGAGTCGGTCGGCAGGGTCTTGGGCCCAGGATCTCCGATCCAGCTCGGGGCGCAAAATCTGTTTTGGGAAACGCAGGGAGCGTACACCGGAGAGATCTCCGCCCCCATGCTGAAGGACCTTGGTTGCCGCTATGTGATTCTTGGCCATTCTGAACGGCGAACGCTCTTTGGTGAACGGGGCGATGAGATTCGTAAGAAACTGCAGGCGGCCTTCGCACATGAACTCCGCCCGATCCTCTGTATCGGTGAATCACTCACTCAGCGAGAAGCCGGCTCAACCGACGATGTGCTTGCTCAACAGATCCACGAGAGCTTGGCCGGCTTTGCCGCCGAGTCCCTGGAAACCCTCACCGTCGCGTATGAGCCGATCTGGGCCATCGGAACCGGCCGATCGGCTACCACCGAGCAAGCCGTTGCCGCCCATCGGACGATTCGAGCTGTTCTTGCCGCCACCGCCTCTCCCCTCGTCGCCGAACGGACGAGGATTCTGTATGGAGGCAGCGTGACGACGCAGAATATCGCCTCCCTCTTATCGTCGGACCAGGTGGACGGTGCACTTATCGGCGGCGCTTGTCTAGAGGTGAACTCCTTTGCTACAATCGCCCAACTTACTTCTACTACACGATCAATCGGAGTCTGA
- a CDS encoding phosphoglycerate kinase — MHKKTIDDVQLRGKRVIIRADFNVPLDESLQITDDTRIRSTLPTINRVVDEGAKVILCSHLGRPKGTFEPKYSLAPVAKRLGRLLGKEVLFAPDCMGPAVEKLVAKMKDGDVLLLENLRFHAGEEKNDDDFAKALASLGDVFINDAFGAAHRAHASTVGITKHIKDAAAGALLKKEIEYLEGAVANPVRPFAAILGGAKVSGKIGVIENLGKKVDKVIIGGGMAFTFLKAKGMEIGNSLCEMDMLDFARGIEDHALSRGVKFYLPVDCVVAASREIGAETKIVPVQEIPKGWYALDIGPASVKLFNEAVQNAKTILWNGPMGVFEIDAYARGTLAMAHAIADAYALTIVGGGETALAVHRAGVSESMSFISTGGGAALELLEGKTLPGLAALPDRQN, encoded by the coding sequence TTGCACAAAAAAACCATCGATGATGTGCAACTTCGTGGCAAACGGGTCATTATTCGAGCGGATTTCAACGTCCCTCTAGACGAGTCGCTACAGATTACCGACGACACCCGCATTCGTTCCACCCTGCCGACGATCAATCGTGTCGTGGATGAGGGCGCGAAAGTCATTCTTTGCTCACACCTCGGCAGACCGAAGGGAACGTTCGAACCAAAATACAGCCTCGCTCCTGTCGCCAAACGGTTGGGGCGACTGCTCGGGAAAGAAGTCCTCTTCGCTCCGGATTGCATGGGACCGGCCGTCGAGAAGCTGGTCGCCAAGATGAAGGACGGGGATGTGCTCTTACTCGAAAACCTCCGGTTTCATGCCGGCGAAGAGAAGAACGACGATGATTTCGCGAAGGCCCTGGCCTCGTTGGGAGACGTGTTTATCAACGACGCCTTTGGAGCCGCGCACCGTGCCCACGCCTCGACGGTCGGTATTACGAAACACATCAAGGATGCTGCAGCAGGAGCGCTGCTTAAGAAAGAGATCGAGTACCTTGAGGGAGCCGTCGCCAATCCCGTGCGCCCATTTGCCGCCATTCTGGGTGGAGCCAAAGTGTCCGGAAAAATCGGAGTCATTGAAAATCTCGGCAAGAAAGTCGACAAGGTCATTATCGGTGGCGGCATGGCGTTCACCTTCTTGAAAGCAAAGGGCATGGAGATCGGCAACTCGCTCTGCGAAATGGACATGCTGGATTTTGCCCGAGGCATTGAGGACCATGCCCTCTCACGAGGGGTCAAGTTTTATCTCCCTGTCGACTGTGTGGTTGCAGCCAGTCGAGAGATCGGCGCAGAAACCAAGATTGTCCCCGTGCAGGAGATTCCGAAAGGGTGGTACGCCCTCGACATTGGTCCGGCCTCCGTCAAGCTCTTCAATGAGGCGGTCCAAAACGCCAAGACCATCCTGTGGAACGGACCAATGGGTGTCTTTGAAATTGATGCCTACGCACGGGGGACCTTGGCTATGGCCCATGCTATCGCCGATGCATACGCCCTCACGATCGTCGGTGGCGGTGAAACTGCCCTCGCCGTTCATCGAGCCGGTGTGTCAGAGAGCATGTCATTCATCTCGACCGGTGGTGGCGCAGCGCTGGAACTGCTTGAAGGCAAAACGTTACCCGGCCTTGCAGCATTGCCTGACCGCCAGAACTGA
- the gap gene encoding type I glyceraldehyde-3-phosphate dehydrogenase codes for MAIRIGINGFGRIGRNVFRASIGDKDLEIVAINDLTDAKTLAYLLKYDSVHGTLPSEVEAKNDQIFVDGKPLKVLAVKDPKELPWKSLNVDVVIESTGRFTDRDAAGKHLSAGAQHVIISAPSKDPDVTVVLGVNDDKFDPKSHHIVSNASCTTNCLAPVAKVLLETFGIKHGIMTTIHSYTNDQQLLDLPHKDLRRARAAGMSMIPTSTGAAKALHLVIPELKGKLDGLAIRVPTPNVSLVDLTVETEKDCDIASVNAAFKKAADGPLKGILKYSEDPIVSIDQKGDAHSATVDAPLTNVVDKRLVKVTAWYDNEWGYSCRVRDLVKVLAGKSTTT; via the coding sequence ATGGCCATTCGGATCGGCATCAATGGATTTGGACGTATCGGACGCAACGTGTTTCGCGCCTCGATAGGAGACAAGGACCTCGAGATCGTCGCGATCAATGACCTCACCGATGCAAAAACTCTCGCATATCTGCTCAAGTACGACTCAGTCCACGGCACCCTCCCGTCCGAGGTTGAGGCTAAGAACGACCAAATCTTCGTCGACGGGAAACCCCTGAAGGTCCTCGCGGTCAAGGACCCTAAGGAACTGCCCTGGAAGTCGTTGAATGTCGATGTCGTGATCGAGTCGACCGGTCGCTTCACCGACCGAGATGCCGCAGGGAAACATCTATCAGCGGGCGCACAGCATGTCATTATCTCCGCACCGTCCAAAGACCCCGATGTCACGGTTGTTCTGGGTGTCAACGACGACAAGTTCGACCCCAAATCGCATCATATCGTCTCGAATGCCTCCTGCACGACGAACTGCTTAGCTCCAGTCGCCAAGGTCTTGCTGGAAACGTTCGGTATCAAGCACGGGATTATGACCACTATCCACTCCTATACCAACGACCAACAACTCCTAGACCTGCCGCACAAGGATCTCCGTCGTGCCCGTGCAGCAGGAATGTCGATGATTCCGACGAGCACCGGTGCGGCCAAAGCCCTGCACCTTGTGATCCCTGAATTGAAGGGCAAGTTGGACGGGCTCGCCATTCGGGTGCCAACCCCGAACGTCTCGCTCGTCGACCTCACGGTGGAAACCGAAAAAGATTGTGACATTGCCTCCGTGAATGCCGCATTCAAAAAGGCTGCGGACGGCCCCCTCAAGGGAATTCTCAAGTATTCGGAAGATCCCATTGTCTCCATCGACCAAAAGGGAGACGCTCACTCAGCCACGGTCGATGCCCCGCTGACGAACGTTGTCGACAAGCGCCTGGTCAAAGTCACGGCCTGGTACGACAATGAATGGGGCTATTCATGCCGAGTCCGCGACCTCGTCAAGGTCCTGGCTGGAAAATCAACAACGACGTAA
- a CDS encoding endonuclease MutS2 → MAQILSEQAAQVVEWPRVLDYVAQQAQSAIGGTKCRTLVLSSELEVARRRQQETTEMVRLVEGSDPPPSLAFPDIREQLIRAEKGGVLEVGELRDCAITLALMVELERYAQVHQDEIQALAQVFEPLHLTKGLRGLQHAIEHAIQPDGFMKDTASPELRRLTHQAQGLKQEMRGQLEQILHSRRYEDVLQESYFAQREGRYVVPVKADMRGRIPGIVHDVSASGATVFLEPRELVELNNSIKVTDLEIEREVQRILRELTALVAVQADAMAQGIGALVDCDVIRAKAEMSRRLKCNPITLNDMGRVVLKQARHPLLLLTKEQVVANDILMDETIRVLVISGPNTGGKTVTLKIVGLFALMVRAGLHLPCAPESEMALFTDLYADIGDAQDLSRDLSSFSAHMTQMIRLLSERTDCSTTDVAAPPRSLVLLDEPVTSTDPQEGAALAEALLCRLAELNMKVVATTHYRGLKELAQTTPGFANASVEFDVERLAPTYRVFMGMPGGSSALEIARRLGMDERLVNEARRRLHRTDQRLDLMMADLQRTQRQLADDGERARQARQAAEQAARDAEVLRVQLEQAEQEAKRGLKKKIGEQFQRARAEVQATVDSLKREQKLIKAKETKQRLHELETKARQELLPVTVPIPLEQLGVGDIVEITGLGMTGSLLEIPHGKKRVRVKVGEGEILATVSNLVGLARETDATAAAPAPVAAPARRVSTSNGLGLDEQTVVDVRGQAMDEALDQVVAALDRATLDGAPFLRVIHGHGTGRLKSSLREYLKSSPYVAEFRPGDRAEGGDGVTVAKLR, encoded by the coding sequence ATGGCCCAGATCTTATCAGAACAAGCAGCCCAGGTGGTGGAATGGCCCAGAGTTTTGGACTATGTGGCGCAGCAGGCCCAGTCGGCCATCGGCGGTACCAAGTGTCGAACGCTGGTTTTGTCGAGCGAACTTGAAGTGGCGCGTCGCCGTCAGCAGGAGACGACCGAAATGGTGCGTCTGGTGGAAGGGAGTGATCCACCGCCGAGCTTGGCCTTTCCCGATATCCGAGAGCAGCTGATCCGGGCAGAAAAGGGAGGCGTGCTCGAAGTCGGCGAGTTACGGGATTGTGCGATCACCCTGGCCTTGATGGTTGAACTGGAACGCTATGCACAGGTGCATCAAGACGAGATCCAAGCCCTGGCGCAGGTCTTTGAGCCACTGCACCTCACCAAAGGGCTACGGGGCCTTCAACACGCCATTGAGCATGCCATCCAGCCGGATGGGTTCATGAAGGACACGGCTTCGCCCGAGCTACGGCGTCTCACGCATCAGGCGCAAGGCTTAAAGCAAGAGATGCGGGGACAACTGGAGCAGATTCTCCATTCGCGGCGCTATGAGGACGTCCTGCAGGAATCATATTTTGCCCAGCGCGAGGGGCGCTATGTCGTGCCGGTGAAGGCGGATATGCGGGGGCGGATTCCTGGGATCGTCCATGATGTCTCAGCCAGTGGCGCGACCGTCTTTCTGGAGCCGCGCGAGTTGGTTGAGCTCAACAATTCCATCAAGGTGACGGATTTGGAGATCGAGCGGGAGGTACAGCGTATCTTGCGGGAGCTGACGGCGCTTGTGGCGGTCCAAGCGGACGCGATGGCCCAGGGGATTGGGGCGTTGGTGGATTGTGACGTCATCAGGGCCAAGGCCGAGATGAGCCGACGGCTGAAATGTAATCCGATCACGCTGAATGATATGGGCCGTGTCGTGCTGAAACAGGCACGCCATCCGCTGCTGCTCCTTACGAAAGAGCAGGTCGTCGCGAACGATATTCTTATGGACGAGACGATCCGCGTTCTCGTCATATCCGGGCCCAATACCGGTGGCAAGACCGTCACTCTCAAGATTGTGGGACTCTTTGCCCTCATGGTGCGAGCCGGACTGCATCTTCCCTGCGCGCCGGAGTCGGAGATGGCGCTTTTTACCGATCTCTATGCCGATATTGGCGACGCCCAGGATCTGAGTCGCGATCTCTCCAGTTTCTCGGCGCATATGACTCAGATGATTCGACTCCTCTCTGAGCGCACCGACTGTTCGACGACCGACGTTGCCGCTCCACCACGTTCGCTGGTGCTACTTGATGAGCCGGTAACCTCGACGGACCCTCAAGAAGGGGCGGCACTGGCGGAGGCGTTGCTCTGTCGCTTGGCAGAACTCAATATGAAAGTCGTGGCGACCACGCATTATAGGGGGCTTAAAGAATTGGCACAGACCACTCCCGGCTTCGCCAATGCCAGCGTGGAATTTGATGTGGAACGCTTGGCGCCGACCTATCGCGTCTTCATGGGGATGCCTGGCGGCTCCTCCGCTTTGGAGATTGCCCGCCGGCTTGGCATGGACGAGCGTTTGGTGAACGAGGCGCGCAGGCGACTGCATCGCACCGACCAACGGCTCGATCTGATGATGGCCGATCTGCAGCGTACTCAACGTCAACTGGCTGACGATGGGGAGCGCGCGCGGCAGGCTCGGCAAGCGGCTGAGCAGGCGGCCCGTGACGCTGAGGTGCTCCGTGTGCAACTTGAACAGGCTGAACAAGAGGCGAAGCGGGGGCTCAAGAAGAAGATCGGTGAGCAGTTTCAACGCGCACGGGCTGAAGTGCAAGCCACGGTCGATTCACTGAAACGCGAGCAAAAGCTCATCAAAGCCAAAGAGACAAAACAGCGGCTGCATGAGCTGGAAACAAAAGCGCGGCAGGAGCTGCTGCCAGTCACTGTGCCAATTCCACTGGAGCAGCTCGGGGTCGGCGACATCGTGGAAATTACCGGGTTGGGTATGACGGGGAGTTTGTTGGAAATACCACATGGGAAGAAGCGGGTTCGGGTCAAAGTAGGGGAGGGCGAAATCCTGGCTACGGTCTCGAATCTCGTTGGCCTCGCGCGTGAAACAGATGCTACCGCTGCTGCGCCTGCGCCAGTAGCGGCACCTGCGCGGAGAGTCTCGACGAGTAACGGATTAGGGTTAGATGAACAGACCGTCGTCGACGTGCGAGGGCAGGCGATGGATGAGGCTTTGGATCAGGTCGTGGCGGCGTTGGATCGAGCGACGCTGGATGGTGCGCCGTTTCTTCGTGTCATTCATGGCCATGGAACCGGTCGACTCAAATCCTCCCTCCGAGAGTATTTGAAATCATCACCCTATGTGGCGGAGTTTCGCCCGGGTGATCGAGCCGAGGGAGGTGATGGTGTAACGGTGGCGAAGCTGCGGTGA
- a CDS encoding IS630 family transposase — translation MKKRLGYSERDPLRRKQFLRLRERFVRRGKHPVYIDECGFVSSTARRYGYAPKGQRVDGLVSGHRRPRTSLLAARMEGRLAEPLLFDGTCDTGVFNTWLKTQLCPRLNAHHLVIMDNAAFHTSSETAQLIAATGATLLFLAPYSPDLNPIEHDFAALKKRREYQDQATLDDLVRGYH, via the coding sequence ATAAAAAAAAGACTGGGCTATTCCGAACGCGACCCCCTGCGGCGCAAGCAGTTTCTCCGGCTTCGCGAGCGGTTCGTACGCCGCGGCAAACACCCCGTGTACATCGATGAATGCGGGTTTGTGTCGTCGACGGCGCGGCGGTATGGGTATGCCCCCAAAGGCCAGCGGGTGGACGGCCTGGTCTCCGGGCATCGCCGACCCCGCACGTCCCTCCTGGCCGCTCGCATGGAGGGGCGCCTGGCAGAGCCCTTGCTGTTCGACGGGACGTGCGATACCGGGGTCTTCAACACCTGGCTGAAGACGCAGCTGTGCCCGCGTCTGAACGCCCATCACCTCGTGATCATGGACAACGCCGCATTTCATACGTCATCCGAAACAGCGCAGCTCATCGCCGCGACTGGCGCGACCCTGCTGTTTCTCGCGCCCTATTCTCCCGACCTTAACCCCATCGAGCATGATTTTGCTGCCCTCAAGAAGCGCCGCGAGTATCAGGACCAAGCCACCCTCGACGACCTCGTGAGAGGCTATCACTGA
- a CDS encoding tyrosinase family protein encodes MKARKNQANLTATEWENFICAFRNLKEGFLKGVEKPSLDDFADEHAIAFKDGGNGKLHEWEAHTHGDHTGRKFLAWHRVFLNEFEKRLQREVPDVTIPYWNAFKDPFPEELKKISDNEGKRVDFPANSLGDLLPDFTQKDFEVFQLDLEGGYHNHVHAELGRTIGRAHAPRDAGFWLHHAFVDRQWGHWLVKHDGELPSTMDEMIKGDQIVIGKKVSDVLHTTQLGYVYGNGIYYNIEKQGSTDFSCILSKDTILCVKLPNEDFYAKLWVPAISSAAVFITMQQFPFFRPGSKLPIWAGETMYCDLRSGKLKVEPEQAHVQIVKKTAGATVTYQIKALNGTRMAIFNGLTNFAANDGEGTVDPEMLYI; translated from the coding sequence ATGAAGGCACGAAAAAACCAGGCAAACCTGACAGCAACTGAATGGGAAAACTTTATCTGTGCATTTCGCAACTTAAAAGAAGGATTTCTCAAAGGCGTCGAGAAACCTTCCCTGGACGACTTCGCGGATGAGCATGCCATCGCCTTCAAAGACGGCGGAAATGGAAAGCTCCATGAATGGGAAGCCCACACTCATGGAGATCATACTGGAAGAAAGTTTCTGGCCTGGCATCGTGTCTTCCTGAACGAGTTCGAAAAACGTCTTCAAAGAGAAGTTCCCGACGTAACCATTCCTTACTGGAATGCGTTCAAAGATCCATTCCCCGAAGAGTTGAAGAAGATCTCCGACAATGAGGGAAAGCGAGTCGATTTCCCCGCAAACAGTCTGGGTGATCTACTCCCAGATTTTACCCAAAAAGATTTTGAGGTGTTTCAACTCGACCTAGAAGGTGGGTATCATAATCACGTTCATGCCGAACTTGGTCGGACGATCGGACGAGCCCATGCACCCCGCGATGCCGGATTCTGGCTTCACCATGCGTTCGTCGATCGGCAATGGGGACACTGGCTCGTAAAACACGACGGGGAACTACCCTCAACCATGGATGAGATGATCAAGGGTGACCAGATCGTCATAGGCAAGAAAGTGAGTGACGTCTTGCACACAACGCAACTCGGTTACGTGTACGGGAATGGGATTTACTACAATATTGAAAAACAGGGGAGCACTGATTTTTCCTGTATTCTTTCGAAAGATACGATCTTGTGCGTGAAACTTCCCAATGAGGACTTCTACGCTAAACTTTGGGTTCCGGCTATCTCCAGCGCGGCGGTCTTCATCACAATGCAGCAATTTCCATTTTTCAGGCCAGGATCAAAATTGCCGATTTGGGCAGGAGAAACAATGTACTGCGACCTTCGCTCCGGTAAGTTGAAGGTCGAGCCAGAGCAGGCACATGTTCAAATAGTGAAAAAAACTGCCGGGGCAACCGTCACTTATCAGATAAAAGCCCTGAACGGAACTAGGATGGCAATATTTAATGGCCTTACAAACTTCGCGGCAAATGATGGGGAGGGAACTGTCGATCCTGAAATGCTGTATATTTAG